The window GCGGAAACCTCGACCGGTGCGGTCAGCGATGCTCAAGCTTTGGGTAAATTAGCCAAGCAGCACAATGTGCTATCTATTGTGGATGCGGTTACGTCATTAGGCGGGGTACCGTTAAAAGTAGATGAATGGCAATTGGATGCGGTGTACTCAGGCAGTCAAAAATGTTTGTCATGTGTACCTGGTTTGTCTCCGGTAACATTTTCTCAGGCCGCTATTGATAAAATTCAATCGAGAACAACACCAGTACAAAGCTGGTTTCTTGACCAAAGCCTAGTGCTTGGTTACTGGAGCGGAGAGGGTAAACGTAGCTACCATCATACCGCACCAGTGAATAGCCTGTATGCTTTGCATGAATCGTTATTGATTCTGCAAAATGAAGGCTTGGAAAATGCTTGGGCTCGTCACCAATTGATGCATGAGAAACTTAAGGACGGCCTACAAAAACTCGGTTTTGAATTCGTTGTAGAAGAAGCATATCGCTTACCTCAGTTAAATGCTGTTTATGTACCAGAAGGCATTGATGAAGCGAAGGTTCGATCTCACTTACTAGAAACCTATAACCTGGAAATTGGCGCTGGTCTTGGTGCGTTGGCAGGTAAAGCGTGGCGTATCGGCTTGATGGGTTACGCAGCTCGTCCAGAAAACGTTGCGTTGTGTTTGAAAGCACTGGAAGAGTCGCTGACAGAGTAGCGACAGCTGAAGTGAAAAAAGCGAAGGTTATCCTTCGCTTTTTGGGTTTATTTACTGCTCACCGGACGGCACAGGTTCAGGTGACGCGGATTGTGCTTGTGATGGTGGCTGGTAATTCACTTTACTGAAATCTATCCGGGGGAATAAAAATTGCGCCTCAGCACGAATTTGTTCCGCTTTACTGCTGTCGTTTAGCCCCTGATAAGCCAAGATCAAATTGTTATAGAAAGCCGGACGTGGCTTATCTTTAATGATGCTCAATGACCAGTCAATGTATGGCTGAATCAAGCTTGGATCTTGTTTATGTAAACCGATATTGAGGAAAGTGCTGTACACATCCCAGTCGAATCTATCTTTCCAAACCACTGGGTTACTGACCTGGTTAAGAATATCTGGATTCATCGGGCGTGTAGTTTCAAATTTCGTCAATATGTAGTTGGTATGTAAGGCACTCACCATGTAGAACGTAAATACGGCAGGCAGAGCTAAACTAACGATGCGCAGCAAACTTTTCGTGACTTTGGTAAAACCAACCTGACGATACCGCGCAACTCGCTGATCCACCCAATAAAGCAGGATGATAAAGATTACCCAATGCACTAACGAGTGATAAAACGGGTATTCGAGTTGTGAATGTAGAGCCATGGGTATCAATAAAGCCAATAAAGCTAAACGTGTCCCGCGCTTGGCCTGATATATTCGGTATAGCACTAATATCATGGCTAACAAGATTCCTAGGACAGGCAACAATCCACCTTCCACGCCCCAATACAAAAGCTCATTGTGCGGGTGATCCATTGCGGGTAAGCCTGCAGGGTATTTCTCGTTTAACGCATGTTGGCGAGCGGTGTAAAGCATGTACACTGACTCAAACTTTCCGTAGCCATATCCGGTGAATGGTTTTTCAATCACCATATCTAAGGTTTGAGGGAAAGTGTAAGTACGAGGTGACTCCAGATTGACTTTTTCTGTTGCTAAACCGTTGCCTTGAGGAAATGCGATGTGCATGACCACGACGGATAACAACAGGCCCGTTACGAGAGAAATCACCCAATGAGAAAAGCGCCGCTTGGTATTGTAGCGGTACATGTAAGGGATAATCAGCAAGACTGCGAACAGAGCAGCTAACCAACCTGTTCGTGAAGCAAGAGCCACAATCAAAGGGATGGTTAAAACGGGTACGGCATAGAGTAAATAGACATCACTGAGCTTGCGATCGTACTTGTATGGTTGACGTGCCAGCAAGTAACTG is drawn from uncultured Vibrio sp. and contains these coding sequences:
- a CDS encoding alanine--glyoxylate aminotransferase family protein, encoding MPIQSFIPPHRILMGPGPSDIYPQVLQALSRPTVGHLDPLFIAMMDELKQLLKYAFQTENEFTIAVSAPGSAGMEACFVNLIEKGDKVIVCRNGVFGERMRENVVRAGGEVVVVDDEWGTPVSVGKVEQALQQHPDTKVLAFVHAETSTGAVSDAQALGKLAKQHNVLSIVDAVTSLGGVPLKVDEWQLDAVYSGSQKCLSCVPGLSPVTFSQAAIDKIQSRTTPVQSWFLDQSLVLGYWSGEGKRSYHHTAPVNSLYALHESLLILQNEGLENAWARHQLMHEKLKDGLQKLGFEFVVEEAYRLPQLNAVYVPEGIDEAKVRSHLLETYNLEIGAGLGALAGKAWRIGLMGYAARPENVALCLKALEESLTE
- a CDS encoding PglL family O-oligosaccharyltransferase: MATIHVSGTRLSPGKVQVPLNRKFLLALAVLFVLAMHFFMPNPGGSGLALSFNATSWIAFSFALGIGCYQLARNQALRYSKLTIGLFISVIIMTVPIFYPNANSHLAANKLIGLWSGLLFFIVLQQFHFSNKHRQRILWFIVLAVVIEAIFGLTQYLYLQPGNPFGYNTIANRPYGIFQQPNVMASFLATGLVIASYLLARQPYKYDRKLSDVYLLYAVPVLTIPLIVALASRTGWLAALFAVLLIIPYMYRYNTKRRFSHWVISLVTGLLLSVVVMHIAFPQGNGLATEKVNLESPRTYTFPQTLDMVIEKPFTGYGYGKFESVYMLYTARQHALNEKYPAGLPAMDHPHNELLYWGVEGGLLPVLGILLAMILVLYRIYQAKRGTRLALLALLIPMALHSQLEYPFYHSLVHWVIFIILLYWVDQRVARYRQVGFTKVTKSLLRIVSLALPAVFTFYMVSALHTNYILTKFETTRPMNPDILNQVSNPVVWKDRFDWDVYSTFLNIGLHKQDPSLIQPYIDWSLSIIKDKPRPAFYNNLILAYQGLNDSSKAEQIRAEAQFLFPRIDFSKVNYQPPSQAQSASPEPVPSGEQ